In Janthinobacterium sp. J1-1, a single genomic region encodes these proteins:
- the glpD gene encoding glycerol-3-phosphate dehydrogenase, with translation MECDLLVVGGGINGAGIARDAAGRGLSVVLCEKDDLASHTSSASTKLIHGGLRYLEYYEFGLVRKALIEREVLLRSAPHIMWPLRFVMPHAQGQRPAWLIRAGLFLYDMLAKRELLPASSSITLNRHAAGQPLKPQFKRGFVYSDGWVDDARLVLLNALDAKEKGATVLTRTRCAKLVREADHWQASLQQGDGGTVQVRARSVVNATGPWTADFLKQAAPTAQGRHLRLIKGSHIVVKRLFEHDHAYIFQHPDGRIVFAIPYENDFTLIGTTDLDYQGDSGKVTIDEAEISYLCQLSSYYFSKPIVPADVVWTYSGVRPLVEDASAQAKAVTRDYRFELDREGAPLLSIFGGKITTFRKLAEEAVDLLAPLLENKRGPWTAQACLPGGDVFGKVPDNRAVSEFGAFITGLQRQYGWLPARLVARYARAYGTRIHALLDGRASVAQMGEEVASGLYAAEVDYLRRHEWAVSAADILWRRSKLGLHLPAGTEQLLDAWLAAHPL, from the coding sequence ATGGAATGCGATCTGCTGGTGGTCGGCGGCGGCATCAATGGCGCCGGGATCGCGCGCGATGCGGCGGGGCGCGGCCTGTCGGTGGTGCTGTGCGAAAAGGATGACCTGGCGTCGCATACCTCGTCCGCTTCGACCAAGCTGATCCACGGCGGCCTGCGCTACCTCGAATATTATGAATTCGGTCTGGTGCGCAAGGCCCTGATCGAGCGCGAAGTGCTGCTGCGCTCGGCGCCCCACATCATGTGGCCGCTGCGTTTCGTGATGCCGCATGCCCAGGGCCAGCGCCCGGCCTGGCTGATCCGTGCCGGCCTGTTTCTGTACGATATGCTGGCGAAACGTGAACTGCTGCCGGCCTCCAGCAGCATCACCCTGAACCGCCATGCGGCCGGCCAGCCCTTGAAGCCGCAGTTCAAGCGCGGTTTTGTCTACTCCGACGGCTGGGTCGACGACGCCCGCCTGGTGCTGCTCAACGCCCTTGATGCGAAGGAGAAGGGCGCCACGGTCCTGACGCGCACGCGCTGCGCCAAGCTGGTGCGCGAGGCCGATCACTGGCAGGCCAGCCTGCAGCAAGGCGATGGCGGCACGGTGCAGGTGCGCGCGCGCAGCGTGGTCAACGCCACCGGCCCGTGGACGGCCGACTTCCTGAAGCAGGCGGCGCCCACCGCCCAGGGCCGCCATTTGCGCCTGATCAAGGGTAGCCATATCGTCGTCAAGCGCCTGTTCGAGCATGATCACGCTTATATCTTCCAGCACCCGGACGGGCGCATCGTGTTTGCGATTCCTTACGAGAACGATTTCACCCTGATCGGCACCACCGATCTCGATTACCAGGGCGACAGCGGGAAAGTTACGATCGACGAGGCGGAAATTAGTTACTTATGCCAACTTTCCAGTTACTATTTCAGCAAGCCCATCGTGCCTGCCGACGTGGTCTGGACCTATTCCGGCGTGCGGCCGCTGGTCGAAGATGCATCGGCGCAAGCCAAAGCCGTGACGCGCGATTACCGCTTCGAGCTGGACCGCGAAGGCGCGCCGCTGCTGAGTATTTTCGGCGGCAAGATCACCACCTTCCGCAAGCTGGCGGAAGAGGCGGTCGACCTGCTGGCGCCCTTGCTCGAAAACAAGCGGGGGCCATGGACGGCGCAAGCCTGCCTGCCGGGCGGCGACGTGTTCGGCAAGGTGCCCGACAACCGCGCGGTGAGCGAGTTCGGCGCCTTTATTACCGGCTTGCAGCGCCAATATGGCTGGCTGCCGGCCAGGCTGGTGGCGCGTTACGCGCGCGCCTATGGCACGCGCATCCATGCGCTGCTCGACGGGCGCGCCAGCGTGGCGCAGATGGGCGAGGAGGTGGCCAGCGGGCTGTACGCGGCCGAGGTCGATTATTTGCGGCGCCATGAATGGGCCGTCAGCGCCGCCGACATCTTGTGGCGGCGCTCCAAGCTGGGCTTGCATTTGCCGGCCGGTACGGAGCAGCTGCTCGATGCCTGGCTGGCGGCGCATCCCCTGTAG
- the cysC gene encoding adenylyl-sulfate kinase — MKQAQSRAATVWLTGLSGAGKTSIAGALAQRLKADGRAVTVLDGDLLRHGLNRDLGFTPQDRHENIRRTAEVARLMNEAGLVVIAALISPNRADRAMAAAIIGAAHFIEVHVSTPVQVCEARDPKGLYARARAGQIPQFTGVSAPYEAPLSPALTLDTEQQALEDSAGQLYRHLLAHATLL, encoded by the coding sequence ATGAAGCAAGCACAAAGCAGGGCGGCCACGGTCTGGCTGACGGGATTGAGCGGCGCCGGCAAGACCAGCATAGCCGGGGCGCTGGCGCAGCGCCTGAAGGCCGACGGGCGCGCCGTCACGGTGCTCGATGGCGACCTGCTGCGCCATGGCCTGAACCGCGACCTGGGCTTCACGCCGCAGGACCGGCATGAAAACATCCGCCGCACGGCCGAAGTGGCGCGCCTGATGAACGAGGCGGGGCTGGTGGTGATCGCGGCCCTGATTTCACCCAACCGCGCCGACCGCGCCATGGCCGCCGCCATCATCGGCGCCGCCCACTTCATCGAAGTGCATGTCAGCACGCCGGTGCAGGTGTGCGAAGCGCGCGATCCCAAGGGCCTGTATGCGCGCGCCCGCGCCGGCCAGATTCCGCAATTCACGGGCGTCTCCGCCCCCTATGAAGCGCCGCTGTCGCCGGCACTGACGCTCGATACCGAGCAACAGGCGCTGGAGGACTCGGCCGGCCAGTTGTACCGCCATCTGCTGGCGCATGCGACCCTGTTGTAA
- a CDS encoding DeoR/GlpR family DNA-binding transcription regulator, producing MILNPRQRSLLDAVRQHLTVSVEELAQQLKVTPQTVRRDVKQMEEARLLARYHGGVGLPSSVENIDYSQRQVLNSEAKRRIAAAVALQVPHGCSLLINIGTTTEEVARALGQHTGLHVVTNNLNVAAILADNPGCEVIVAGGVVRGRDRGIVGEATIDFIRQFKVDIGIIGISSIDEDGSLRDFDAREVKVAQAIIEQSREVWLVADQHKFGRKALVRLADLAQVDMLFTDAPPPALFAQVLRDAAVKLVVAG from the coding sequence ATGATCCTCAATCCCCGCCAGCGCAGCCTGCTCGACGCCGTGCGCCAGCACCTGACCGTGTCGGTCGAAGAACTGGCCCAGCAATTGAAAGTGACGCCGCAGACCGTGCGCCGCGACGTCAAGCAGATGGAGGAAGCGCGGCTGCTGGCCCGCTACCATGGCGGCGTCGGCCTGCCCTCGTCGGTGGAAAACATCGATTACAGCCAGCGCCAGGTACTCAACAGCGAAGCGAAGCGCCGCATCGCCGCCGCCGTCGCGCTGCAGGTGCCGCATGGCTGTTCGCTGCTGATCAATATCGGCACCACCACCGAGGAAGTGGCGCGCGCGCTGGGCCAGCACACGGGCTTGCACGTGGTGACCAACAACCTCAACGTGGCCGCCATCCTGGCCGACAATCCCGGCTGCGAAGTGATCGTCGCCGGCGGCGTGGTGCGCGGACGCGACCGCGGCATCGTCGGCGAAGCCACCATCGACTTCATCCGCCAGTTCAAGGTCGATATCGGCATCATCGGCATTTCCAGCATCGACGAGGACGGCAGCCTGCGCGACTTCGACGCGCGCGAAGTGAAGGTGGCGCAAGCCATCATCGAGCAGTCGCGCGAAGTGTGGCTGGTGGCCGACCAGCACAAGTTCGGCCGCAAGGCCCTGGTGCGCCTGGCCGACCTGGCCCAGGTCGACATGTTGTTTACCGACGCCCCGCCGCCGGCGCTGTTTGCCCAGGTCTTGCGCGACGCCGCCGTCAAGCTGGTGGTGGCCGGCTGA
- a CDS encoding diguanylate cyclase domain-containing protein, producing the protein MKTRLRKSIGKTLPASLKARMSVVVFLLVLGAVALLALATLAVAERDMRGVTSQQQYASLASAAVFIDEELATKRDVLRVMADSLAAQDVHDQAGLQRFLSAQTVLGKEFFTAGLVGLDGSVLASLGPVKPRAGATVKDRPYFTQTLERKRSVVSEPLQGSISGMPIVVVTQPVFDARGQVRLVLAASVNLRQPDFLGRLDALKPGPGGHLYIMTEQGIVIEHPDKSLIMRHIGALCPPSVPTRSAMQGFQGAMAGKTSHGDDALFAYHRIASTGWILASVYPTRDAFAPLRAIRSKILLAALVLAALAGLAGWRVVLRLLRPLERLRSQVHQIRRHRLGIEALQIERRDEIGDLSRDFYTLVAERELAETQTRDSERRLKLLTDHVPVVIVYIDREHRYQFINATFEKWFGISAKEGMMRSISEVLGEAAYQLREQYLRRAFAGEEVEYEFTVDDGAPERAGNGRAFQTSYVPDVDERGVVIGVYGLIHEITKVKAVQSALRFAAGTDTLTGIANRRRFDEHLAQTMARAQAADASMALAYLDIDRFKAINDSLGHQAGDEVLKEFAQRLLRSVRASDLVARLAGDEFVIVFEGVRSAAEVRQIGAKIVDAIRVPFALDSGPLSVTTSIGIAIYHEGELTPEQLLNLADQALYQAKGQGRDGVALMDGSV; encoded by the coding sequence ATGAAAACGAGACTACGCAAGAGCATCGGCAAAACCCTGCCCGCCAGCCTGAAGGCGCGCATGAGCGTGGTTGTCTTCCTGCTGGTGCTGGGCGCCGTCGCGCTGCTGGCGCTGGCCACCCTGGCCGTGGCCGAGCGCGACATGCGCGGCGTGACGAGCCAGCAGCAATATGCCTCGCTGGCCAGCGCCGCCGTGTTCATCGATGAAGAGCTGGCGACCAAGCGCGATGTGCTGCGCGTGATGGCCGACAGCCTGGCCGCGCAGGACGTGCATGACCAGGCCGGCCTGCAGCGCTTCCTGTCCGCCCAGACGGTGCTTGGCAAGGAGTTTTTCACGGCCGGCCTGGTCGGTCTCGACGGCAGCGTGCTGGCAAGCCTTGGCCCGGTCAAGCCGCGCGCCGGCGCAACGGTCAAGGACCGCCCCTATTTCACGCAGACCCTGGAGCGGAAGCGCTCGGTCGTTTCCGAGCCGCTGCAAGGCAGCATCTCCGGCATGCCCATCGTCGTCGTCACGCAACCCGTGTTCGATGCGCGCGGCCAGGTGCGCCTGGTGCTGGCGGCCAGTGTCAACTTGCGCCAGCCCGATTTCCTGGGCCGGCTCGACGCGCTCAAGCCGGGACCGGGCGGCCATCTGTACATCATGACGGAACAGGGCATCGTCATCGAGCATCCCGACAAGTCGCTGATCATGCGCCATATCGGCGCGCTGTGCCCGCCCAGCGTGCCGACCCGCAGCGCCATGCAAGGCTTCCAGGGGGCGATGGCGGGCAAGACCAGCCATGGCGACGACGCCCTGTTTGCCTACCATCGCATCGCCAGCACCGGCTGGATACTGGCCTCGGTCTACCCCACGCGCGATGCCTTCGCGCCGCTGCGCGCCATCCGCAGCAAGATCTTGCTGGCGGCGCTGGTGCTGGCGGCGCTGGCGGGCCTGGCCGGCTGGCGCGTGGTATTGCGCCTGCTGCGTCCGCTCGAACGCCTGCGCAGCCAGGTGCACCAGATCCGCCGCCACCGGCTCGGCATCGAGGCGCTGCAGATCGAGCGGCGCGACGAGATCGGCGACTTGAGCCGCGATTTCTATACCCTGGTGGCCGAACGCGAACTGGCCGAGACACAGACGCGCGACAGCGAACGGCGCTTGAAACTGCTGACCGATCACGTGCCGGTGGTGATCGTGTATATCGACCGCGAACACCGCTACCAGTTCATCAACGCCACGTTTGAAAAATGGTTCGGCATCTCGGCCAAGGAGGGCATGATGCGCTCGATCAGCGAGGTGCTGGGCGAAGCGGCCTATCAGCTGCGCGAGCAGTACCTGCGGCGCGCGTTTGCCGGCGAGGAGGTGGAATATGAATTCACGGTCGATGACGGCGCACCCGAGCGCGCCGGCAACGGCCGCGCCTTCCAGACCAGCTACGTGCCCGACGTCGACGAGCGTGGCGTGGTGATCGGCGTGTATGGCCTGATCCATGAAATCACCAAGGTCAAGGCGGTGCAGTCGGCGCTGCGCTTCGCCGCCGGCACCGATACCCTGACGGGCATCGCCAACCGGCGCCGTTTCGACGAACACCTGGCGCAAACCATGGCGCGCGCGCAAGCGGCGGATGCGTCGATGGCGCTGGCCTATCTCGATATCGACCGCTTCAAGGCGATCAACGACAGCCTGGGCCACCAGGCCGGCGACGAAGTGCTCAAGGAATTTGCCCAGCGCTTGCTGCGCAGCGTGCGCGCCAGCGACCTGGTGGCGCGCCTGGCCGGCGACGAGTTCGTGATCGTGTTCGAGGGCGTCAGGAGTGCGGCGGAAGTGCGCCAGATCGGCGCCAAGATCGTCGACGCCATCCGTGTGCCGTTCGCGCTGGACAGCGGCCCTTTGAGCGTGACCACCAGCATCGGCATCGCCATCTACCACGAAGGCGAGCTGACGCCGGAACAACTGCTGAACCTGGCGGACCAGGCGCTGTACCAGGCCAAGGGCCAGGGCCGCGATGGCGTGGCCTTGATGGACGGCAGCGTCTAG
- a CDS encoding MarR family transcriptional regulator, with the protein MNHNIESATMPAPASATNAANAASVSELEAHLGYWLRFVSNHVSHSFQKKAEANGVTVSEWVVLREMFRLGCTSPTVLAQVAGMSKGAVSKLIDRLEGKGMVSKSILLADRRQHSIELTSEGEALVPVLAGMADQNDEEFFGQLPPELRENLLVAMKEVARTHQLKSEPLN; encoded by the coding sequence ATGAACCACAATATTGAATCGGCCACCATGCCGGCCCCCGCCAGTGCCACCAACGCGGCCAATGCGGCCAGCGTCAGCGAGCTGGAAGCCCACCTGGGCTACTGGCTGCGTTTTGTTTCCAACCATGTGTCGCACAGCTTCCAGAAAAAAGCCGAAGCCAATGGCGTGACGGTGTCCGAATGGGTGGTGCTGCGCGAAATGTTCCGCCTCGGCTGCACCTCGCCCACCGTGCTGGCGCAAGTGGCCGGCATGAGCAAGGGCGCCGTCTCGAAACTGATCGACCGCCTGGAAGGCAAGGGCATGGTCAGCAAATCGATCCTGCTGGCCGACCGCCGCCAGCACTCGATCGAGCTGACCAGCGAAGGCGAAGCGCTGGTGCCGGTGCTGGCTGGCATGGCCGACCAGAACGACGAGGAATTCTTCGGCCAGTTGCCGCCGGAATTGCGCGAGAACCTGCTGGTGGCGATGAAGGAAGTGGCGCGCACGCACCAGCTCAAGAGCGAGCCGCTGAACTAG
- a CDS encoding molybdopterin-dependent oxidoreductase, whose product MTISTPVKTTCPYCGVGCGVEATRLPDGAIRIAGDASHPANLGRLCVKGSALGDTVDLDQRLLYPQVRQDGENGALARVSWDAALDKVAGGLRAIIDQHGADAVALYVSGQLLTEDYYVANKLMKGYVGSANIDTNSRLCMSSAVAGHKRAFGEDIVPGCYEDLELADMVVLVGSNTAWCHPILFQRIARIRESRPQMKLVVIDPRRTATCELADLHLPVKPGTDVWLFNGLLCHLAKEGVIADDFVTKHSSGLDTALAAAHVDCADPLQVAKICKVDPQALLAFYRDFAATRKVVTAYSQGVNQSSSGTDKVNSIINCHLATGRIGQPGMGPFSLTGQPNAMGGREVGGLANMLAAHLDLDKPRHREAVQTFWDSPAIAGKPGLKAVELFQAIEAGTVKAVWIIATNPLVSMPDADQVRRALDQCELVVVSDISAQSDTNAYADVLLPALGWGEKDGTVTNSERRISRQRAFLPAPGEARADWQVLCQVATRMGYEGFDFTSPQAIFDEHARLSSFRNEGETARLFNLSHLVALDAARYEALSPQQWPQNQPRLFGDGCFAHADGRARFIATTPRAPHNLPDEDFPLVLNTGRVRDQWHTMTRTGKAARLSGHIAESFIDIHPQDALLYSVREGELARISSRWGAMVARVVHGGGIARGQVFVPIHWSDANASDARVGAVVNPVVDPVSGEPEFKHTPVRIEQFRVHWHAFVLSRTPLKLDGVAHWTRVQGEQFLRYELAGRHRLDDLAGWARDLLGVTDLDADWLDYADASAGVYRAVHLEEGRIAQCVYVSPRPDLPSRAWLAGLFAHAQLDAADRAGVLLGQPIAKGMDAGPTVCSCFGVGRNTICAAIRKDHLTTTAQVTACVKAGGNCGSCVPEIRQLIAVVAAEALAERAA is encoded by the coding sequence ATGACCATCAGCACGCCCGTGAAAACCACTTGCCCTTATTGCGGCGTCGGCTGCGGCGTCGAAGCGACCCGTTTGCCCGATGGGGCGATCCGCATCGCCGGCGACGCCAGCCATCCGGCCAACCTGGGCCGGCTGTGCGTGAAGGGCTCGGCCCTGGGCGATACCGTCGACCTGGATCAGCGCCTGCTCTACCCGCAGGTGCGCCAGGATGGCGAGAACGGCGCGCTGGCGCGCGTCTCCTGGGATGCCGCGCTCGACAAGGTCGCCGGCGGCCTGCGCGCCATCATCGATCAACACGGTGCCGATGCGGTGGCGCTGTATGTCTCGGGCCAGCTGCTGACGGAAGATTATTATGTCGCCAACAAGCTGATGAAAGGCTATGTCGGCAGCGCCAATATCGACACCAATTCCCGCCTGTGCATGTCGTCGGCGGTGGCCGGCCACAAGCGCGCGTTCGGCGAAGACATCGTGCCGGGCTGCTACGAGGACCTGGAACTGGCCGACATGGTGGTGCTGGTGGGCTCCAACACGGCCTGGTGCCATCCGATTTTGTTCCAGCGCATCGCGCGCATCAGGGAAAGCCGGCCACAGATGAAACTGGTGGTGATCGACCCGCGCCGCACGGCCACCTGCGAGCTGGCCGACCTGCACCTGCCCGTCAAACCCGGCACCGATGTGTGGCTGTTCAACGGCCTGCTGTGCCATCTGGCGAAAGAGGGCGTGATCGCCGACGATTTCGTCACGAAGCACAGCAGCGGTCTCGATACAGCGCTGGCGGCCGCCCATGTCGACTGTGCCGATCCCTTGCAGGTGGCGAAAATCTGCAAGGTCGATCCGCAGGCGCTGCTGGCGTTCTACCGCGATTTCGCCGCCACGCGCAAGGTCGTCACCGCCTATTCGCAGGGCGTGAACCAGTCGTCGAGCGGCACCGACAAGGTCAACAGCATCATCAACTGCCATCTGGCGACGGGGCGCATCGGCCAGCCCGGCATGGGGCCGTTCTCGCTGACGGGCCAGCCGAACGCCATGGGCGGGCGCGAAGTGGGCGGCCTGGCCAATATGCTGGCGGCCCACCTGGACCTGGACAAACCACGGCACCGCGAAGCCGTGCAGACCTTCTGGGATTCGCCCGCCATCGCCGGCAAACCGGGCCTGAAAGCGGTCGAGCTGTTCCAGGCCATCGAGGCGGGCACCGTCAAAGCCGTGTGGATCATCGCCACCAATCCGCTGGTCAGCATGCCCGACGCCGACCAGGTGCGCCGCGCGCTGGACCAGTGCGAACTGGTGGTGGTGTCCGACATCAGCGCGCAGTCCGATACCAATGCGTATGCCGACGTGCTGCTGCCGGCCCTGGGCTGGGGTGAAAAAGACGGTACGGTGACCAACTCCGAGCGCCGCATCTCGCGCCAGCGCGCTTTTTTGCCGGCGCCGGGCGAGGCGCGCGCCGACTGGCAGGTGCTGTGCCAGGTGGCCACGCGCATGGGTTACGAGGGCTTCGATTTCACCTCGCCGCAAGCGATTTTCGACGAGCATGCGCGCCTGTCCTCCTTCCGCAACGAGGGCGAGACGGCGCGCCTGTTCAACCTGTCGCACCTGGTGGCGCTGGACGCGGCGCGCTACGAGGCTTTGTCGCCGCAGCAATGGCCGCAAAATCAGCCACGTTTGTTCGGCGACGGCTGCTTTGCCCATGCCGACGGGCGTGCGCGCTTTATCGCCACCACGCCGCGCGCGCCGCACAACCTGCCTGACGAGGATTTTCCGCTGGTGCTCAATACGGGCAGGGTGCGCGACCAGTGGCATACCATGACGCGCACCGGCAAGGCGGCCCGCTTGTCGGGCCATATCGCCGAATCGTTCATCGACATCCACCCGCAGGACGCGCTGCTGTACAGCGTGCGCGAAGGCGAGCTGGCGCGCATTTCCAGCCGCTGGGGCGCGATGGTGGCGCGCGTGGTGCATGGCGGCGGCATCGCGCGCGGCCAGGTGTTCGTGCCGATCCACTGGAGCGACGCCAATGCCTCCGACGCGCGCGTGGGAGCCGTCGTCAATCCGGTGGTCGATCCCGTCTCGGGTGAACCGGAATTCAAGCATACGCCGGTCCGCATCGAACAGTTCCGCGTGCACTGGCATGCGTTTGTATTGAGCCGCACACCGTTGAAGCTGGACGGCGTGGCGCACTGGACGCGGGTGCAGGGCGAGCAATTCCTGCGCTACGAGCTGGCAGGGCGCCATCGCCTCGACGACCTGGCCGGCTGGGCGCGCGATTTGCTGGGCGTGACGGATCTTGATGCCGACTGGCTCGATTATGCCGACGCCAGCGCGGGAGTCTATCGCGCGGTGCACCTGGAAGAGGGGCGCATTGCGCAATGCGTGTATGTGTCGCCACGCCCGGACCTGCCGTCGCGCGCCTGGCTGGCCGGCCTGTTCGCGCACGCGCAGCTCGACGCGGCGGACCGTGCCGGCGTGCTGCTGGGCCAGCCGATTGCCAAAGGCATGGACGCCGGCCCCACCGTGTGCTCGTGTTTTGGCGTGGGCCGCAACACGATCTGCGCCGCCATCCGCAAGGATCACCTGACGACGACGGCGCAGGTGACTGCCTGCGTCAAGGCGGGCGGCAATTGCGGTTCCTGCGTGCCGGAGATACGCCAGCTGATCGCGGTGGTGGCGGCCGAAGCGCTGGCCGAGCGCGCGGCATAG
- a CDS encoding IS3 family transposase (programmed frameshift) yields the protein MSEGKKRRVHTAEFKAKVGLEAVRGVKTVTEIAQEFGVHPVLVGQWKKEILENAGALFDTKRGPKPIDESSPEDKLYGEIGRLKMEVDWLKKKPGAVSQEARLGWIEAGHEKLPLTRQCELASVPRATVYRRIDAASRQACEDESDLKLSALIDEEYTSRPFYGSRRMVVFLRATGHVVNRKRVQRLMRGMGLAGMAPGPNTSRAHPQHKVYPYLLRGVPVTRPNHVWSTDITYIRLARGFAYLVAIIDWYSRKLLSWRLSNSMDASFCVDCLEDALRQHGKPELFNSDQGSQFTSTGFTDVLKREGVAISMDGRGRALDNIFVERLWRNVKYEDVYLKGYANMAELTVGLAQYFAFYNAERPHQSLSYQTPDQVYRDGVGGGALIVDRFGDDKKKSQEESNTGQRRAAGAVETGTA from the exons ATGAGTGAAGGTAAAAAACGTCGGGTACACACGGCCGAGTTTAAGGCCAAGGTCGGTCTGGAGGCCGTTCGCGGCGTCAAGACGGTGACGGAGATCGCGCAAGAGTTCGGCGTGCATCCGGTGCTGGTGGGCCAGTGGAAAAAGGAAATCCTGGAGAACGCCGGCGCGCTGTTCGACACCAAGCGCGGCCCCAAGCCGATCGATGAAAGCAGTCCCGAGGACAAACTATACGGCGAGATCGGTCGGCTGAAGATGGAAGTGGACTGGCTTAAAAAAAAGC CTGGGGCCGTGAGCCAGGAGGCGCGCTTGGGCTGGATCGAAGCCGGGCACGAGAAGCTGCCGCTGACGCGCCAATGCGAGCTGGCAAGCGTGCCGCGCGCGACGGTGTACCGCCGGATCGACGCGGCATCCCGGCAGGCATGCGAGGACGAGAGCGACCTGAAGCTGAGCGCGCTGATTGACGAGGAATACACCAGTCGGCCTTTTTATGGCAGCAGGCGCATGGTCGTGTTCCTGCGCGCGACGGGCCATGTAGTCAACCGCAAGCGCGTGCAGCGTCTGATGCGCGGCATGGGGCTGGCGGGCATGGCGCCGGGGCCGAATACGAGCCGAGCGCATCCGCAGCACAAGGTCTATCCGTACCTGTTGCGCGGTGTGCCCGTGACGCGTCCTAATCACGTATGGTCGACCGATATCACCTACATCCGGTTGGCGCGGGGCTTCGCGTATTTGGTGGCGATCATCGACTGGTACAGCCGCAAGTTGCTGTCCTGGCGCCTCAGCAACAGCATGGACGCGTCGTTCTGCGTGGACTGCCTGGAGGACGCCTTGCGCCAGCATGGCAAGCCGGAGTTGTTCAACAGCGATCAGGGTTCGCAGTTCACCAGCACGGGCTTCACCGACGTGCTCAAGCGCGAAGGCGTCGCCATCAGCATGGACGGGCGCGGTCGGGCGCTGGACAACATCTTCGTCGAGCGGCTGTGGCGCAACGTGAAGTACGAGGATGTGTATCTGAAAGGATACGCCAATATGGCGGAATTGACGGTGGGCCTGGCGCAGTATTTCGCGTTCTATAACGCTGAGCGGCCGCACCAATCGCTGAGCTACCAGACGCCCGACCAAGTCTACCGCGACGGGGTTGGCGGCGGTGCGCTGATCGTCGACCGGTTTGGTGACGACAAGAAGAAGTCACAGGAAGAGAGCAATACGGGTCAGCGCCGAGCAGCTGGAGCAGTGGAAACGGGCACAGCTTAA
- a CDS encoding NAD(P)/FAD-dependent oxidoreductase: MAGMRTVEELLKLAPDLYDITVFGAEPHGNYNRILLSPVLAGEKTVDDIMLHTREWYAQNGITLHAGDPVVRIDRKARTVQSLSGIKVSYDRLLLATGSTPFIVPVPGHELPGVIGFRDIDDVDTMLRAAREHRHAVVIGGGLLGLEAANGLQRQGMDVTVVHMSGSLMNQQLDAPASMLLKTALEARGLRFLMHAQTAEILGTGRVQGVRFADGSSIPADLVVMTAGVRPNIMLAREAGLHCERAIVVDDCLQTYDPRVYAVGECVQHRRATFGLVAPIWEQARVCGAHLAGAGHRRYVQQASATKLKVTGIDLYSAGDIIGGEGSEDLVLRDPRRGVYKRLVVQGNRLAGAVLYGEVQDGPWYFDLIQKRSDISRLRSHLLFGQALCGQAA, encoded by the coding sequence ATGGCCGGCATGCGCACGGTGGAGGAATTGCTGAAACTGGCCCCGGACCTGTACGACATCACCGTCTTCGGCGCCGAGCCGCACGGCAATTACAACCGCATTTTGCTGTCGCCGGTGCTGGCTGGCGAAAAGACGGTGGATGACATCATGCTGCACACGCGCGAGTGGTATGCGCAGAACGGCATCACCCTGCATGCGGGCGACCCGGTGGTGCGCATCGACCGCAAGGCGCGCACCGTGCAATCGCTGTCGGGCATCAAGGTGAGCTATGACCGCCTGCTGCTGGCGACCGGCTCCACGCCATTCATCGTGCCGGTGCCGGGCCATGAACTGCCAGGCGTGATCGGCTTTCGCGATATCGACGACGTCGACACCATGCTGCGCGCGGCGCGCGAGCACCGCCACGCGGTGGTGATCGGCGGTGGCCTGCTGGGACTGGAAGCGGCCAACGGCCTGCAGCGCCAGGGCATGGACGTCACCGTGGTCCACATGAGCGGCAGCCTGATGAACCAGCAGCTCGATGCCCCGGCCTCGATGTTGTTGAAAACGGCACTGGAAGCGCGGGGCCTGCGTTTTCTGATGCATGCGCAGACCGCCGAAATCCTCGGCACCGGCCGCGTGCAGGGCGTGCGCTTTGCCGACGGCAGCTCCATCCCGGCCGACCTGGTGGTGATGACGGCCGGCGTACGGCCGAACATCATGCTGGCCAGGGAAGCCGGCCTGCACTGCGAGCGCGCCATCGTCGTCGATGACTGCCTGCAAACTTATGATCCGCGTGTGTATGCCGTCGGCGAATGCGTGCAGCACCGGCGCGCCACGTTCGGCCTGGTGGCGCCGATCTGGGAGCAGGCGCGCGTCTGCGGCGCGCACCTGGCCGGCGCCGGCCATCGCCGCTATGTGCAGCAGGCCAGCGCGACGAAACTGAAAGTGACCGGCATCGACCTGTATTCGGCCGGCGACATCATCGGCGGCGAGGGCAGCGAAGACCTGGTGCTGCGCGATCCGCGCCGCGGCGTCTACAAGCGCCTGGTGGTGCAGGGCAACCGCTTGGCAGGCGCCGTGCTGTATGGCGAGGTGCAGGACGGCCCCTGGTATTTCGACCTGATACAGAAGCGCAGCGACATCAGCCGCCTGCGCTCGCACCTTTTGTTTGGCCAGGCCTTGTGCGGCCAGGCCGCCTGA